In the genome of Dermacentor andersoni chromosome 3, qqDerAnde1_hic_scaffold, whole genome shotgun sequence, one region contains:
- the LOC126524223 gene encoding endothelin-converting enzyme 1-like yields the protein MFMRKNRSVPSEPLCETEDCLRHSYRLFGNLNRSLDPCDNFSAYVCSAWSPPQGYLEHSNSAMDDVRKSWFPRFNDVLRQGSKIIRAGLKPLAMYSSCMGDRSEYGSNVEIFWNFLNECRLTWPEKSEPGSASALEVLMTLALKWQVPLFFQVRALRLESAPNWRITMDPGSLIPLMYQHHLTVKHSGGYDKYWATFYFILSGKHDGSAVNKTLIDSALTMEGDVYRRLLTNMRPAVVHPVLATIADIGAHTPLVDSEQWLHAFRQSKLEPEVEHSDQVLLSDAGFFRAFADVMASYKDPELLSLIAWSFVQLFSPAVDYRLLENRYDQGVTIYRPYFCERFVETPYRFLVIALGSVALFTRDERLTVSACFDSLVSAAVDMLNASEWLDAESRQLAAEKLSSTRLKLWPPAKHLESDALDSLYKDFPSAESSFAEYWVKSSRCAADIYRPRPGIDVWGYTVNYALPYLIYDAASNSVKVAVGAVTKPLYYAGGTKAMLYGGLGFSMALQLVASLDSQGIRWHPNGTFGDSFLSHDSAKGFEERDGCLAKSQRYVGVNAEHNQSGTGKIASVFPEIPAVEVAYAAYRHSLIDGNDEVPRGIPGGLSGDQVFFMTLCYMTCTLPGAVGPQTVDCNKAVRSSESFARAFRCPLGSPMNPRRRCTIFT from the exons ATGTTCATGCGAAAAAACCGGTCTGTGCCTTCcgagccgctgtgcgagactgAAGACTGTTTGCGTCACAGCTATCGTCTTTTCGGCAATTTAAACCGCAGTCTCGATCCATGCGACAACTTCAGCGCCTACGTCTGCTCTGCGTGGTCGCCTCCCCAGGGCTACCTCGAACACTCCAACTCGGCTATGGATGACGTACGCAAGTCGTGGTTCCCAAGATTCAATGACGTGCTACGTCAGGGGTCGAAGATCATTCGCGCCGGCCTCAAGCCACTAGCCATGTACTCGTCTTGCATGGGCGACCGCTCAGAGTACGGCTCTAACGTGGAGATATTCTGGAACTTTTTGAACGAATGCAGGCTCACTTGGCCGGAAAAATCGGAGCCAGGTAGCGCCTCTGCTCTCGAAGTACTGATGACGCTGGCGCTCAAGTGGCAGGTCCCGCTCTTCTTTCAAGTGAGGGCACTGCGCTTAGAATCTGCGCCAAACTGGCGGATCACTATGGATCCTGGTTCCCTTATACCCCTGATGTACCAACATCACCTCACGGTTAAACATTCAGGGGGATACGATAAGTACTGGGCCACGTTCTACTTCATCTTGAGCGGCAAGCACGACGGTTCTGCTGTAAACAAGACACTCATAGACTCAGCACTAACGATGGAAGGTGATGTCTATAGGAGACTCTTGACAAACATGCGGCCGGCCGTCGTGCATCCAGTGCTGGCGACAATCGCCGACATCGGAGCGCACACGCCGTTGGTGGACTCCGAGCAGTGGCTTCACGCCTTCAGGCAGTCCAAGCTCGAGCCTGAGGTGGAACATAGCGACCAGGTTCTCTTAAGCGACGCGGGCTTTTTTCGGGCATTCGCAGACGTGATGGCATCGTACAAAGACCCCGAACTGTTGTCTCTGATAGCCTGGTCTTTCGTGCAGCTGTTTTCTCCCGCGGTGGACTACAGGCTCCTGGAGAACCGCTACGACCAGGGCGTCACGATATATCGGCCGTACTTTTGCGAGCGATTCGTGGAGACCCCTTACCGCTTCCTGGTGATAGCGCTCGGCTCTGTGGCGCTCTTCACGCGAGATGAGCGTTTGACCGTCAGCGCCTGCTTCGACAGCCTCGTCTCGGCCGCAGTGGACATGCTGAACGCTTCGGAATGGCTGGACGCCGAGAGCCGGCAGCTCGCCGCCGAGAAGCTGTCATCCACGCGCCTCAAGCTGTGGCCCCCAGCGAAGCACCTGGAAAGCGATGCGCTCGACAGCCTGTACAAAGATTTTCCCAGCGCCGAGTCGTCCTTCGCGGAGTACTGGGTCAAGTCAAGCCGCTGCGCCGCTGACATCTACCGTCCGCGCCCCGGCATCGATGTCTGGGGCTATACAGTAAACTACGCATTGCCGTATCTAATCTACGACGCGGCAAGCAACTCAGTGAAGGTGGCCGTCGGCGCTGTGACCAAGCCTCTTTACTACGCTGGCGGCACAAAAGCAATGTTGTACGGCGGGCTGGGTTTTTCTATGGCACTGCAACTGGTCGCCTCCTTGGACAGTCAAGGGATCAGATGGCATCCCAACGGCACGTTCGGCGACTCTTTTCTATCGCA CGATTCGGCGAAGGGCTTCGAAGAACGGGACGGCTGCCTGGCCAAGAGCCAGAGGTACGTCGGTGTAAACGCCGAGCACAACCAGAGCGGAACCGGAAAAATAGCCAGCGTCTTCCCCGAGATCCCCGCTGTCGAGGTGGCCTATGCGGCTTACCGCCACTCGTTGATCGATGGTAATGACGAAGTGCCGCGGGGCATTCCTGGTGGTCTCTCGGGCGATCAGGTGTTCTTCATGACCTTGTGCTACATGACGTGCACGTTGCCCGGAGCCGTCGGTCCGCAAACTGTGGACTGCAACAAGGCCGTGCGCAGTTCGGAGTCCTTTGCTCGGGCATTCCGCTGCCCCCTGGGGTCGCCGATGAACCCAAGGAGGAGGTGCACCATTTTCACATGA